Within the Mauremys reevesii isolate NIE-2019 linkage group 2, ASM1616193v1, whole genome shotgun sequence genome, the region ggcaaaaatgctagagccgGCACAGcagggggtgcgtgctcaaaattCCGCAGACGTtcacaggctgaaattgtgaacagcatcacttgccccataacctcagccgtaCAGAACGCAACACCATCCACAGCcccagaaacaactctgacataaTCAAAAGacctgacaaaggaggtgctgtggtCATCATGAACATGTCAGATTATGAagaggaggctgccaggcaactctccaccaccacattctacaggccacttacCTCCGAGTAccaccaaaagaaactacaccatctgctcaagaaactccatgcgctagcacaggaacaaatctccataaacctggaaatcctggatgccccatcatctcaggctttggcactcttacagcaggattatctggctatttggatTCTCTCCTCAGACtatcagcactcccagctatctttgagacatcacggacttcctgaggaaactacaatgcattggtgatcttcctgaaaacaccatcctggccaccatggatgtagaagctctttaccaATATTCCGCAcaaggatggactacaagctgtcaagaacagtatccctgaCGAGGCCCcggcacacctggtggctgagctttgtgactttgtcctcacccacaaccatttcagatttggggacaacttataccttcaagtcattggcactgctatgggtaccctcatggctccacagtatgccaacatttttatggctgacttagaacaacgcttcctcagctctcgtccccttgtgcccctcctctacttgcgctagattgatgacatcatcatcatatggacccacgggaaggaggcctttgaagaattccacctgtaTTTCAACAATTTCTACCCCACCATCATCCTCAGCCTGGATCAGTCCACACaggagatccacttcctggacactacagtgcaaataagtgatggtcacataaattcaaccctatactggaaacctactgactgctatacttagctacatgtctccagcttccatccacatcacacaatccattgtctacagacaagccctaagatacaactgcatttgctccaatccctcagacagagacaaacacctacaagagctttatcaagcattcttaaaactacagtacccacctggggaagtgagggaacagattgacagagcaagatgggtacccagaagtcacctactacaggacaggtccaaccaggaaaataacagaacaccactgtcCATCACATACAACCCCCAgcaaaaacctctccagcacatcatcagcaatctacaacctatcctggaaaacgatccctcactttcacagaccttgggaggcaggccagtcctcgcttacagatagccccccaacctgaagcaaatactcaccagtaactacacaccacaccacagaaacactaacccagaacCAATACCtctaacaaaccccgttgcctactctgtccccatatcgaCTCTAGCGACACCaccagaggacccaaccacatcagccacaccatcaggggctcattcacctgcacatctactaatatgatatatgccatatgtgtcagcagtgcccctctgccatgtacattggccaaaccggcaGTCTCTACgtgaaagaataaatggacacaaatcagacatcaggaatggtaacatacaaaagccaggacACTTCAATCTCTCGGTACATTCAATAAAAGATTTAAAAgcagccatccttcaacaaaaaaacccttcaaaagcagacttcagagagaaactgcagagctacaattaatttgcaaacttaacaccattaatttgggcttgaatagggactggaaatggctggctcactacaaaagcaattttccctcttttggtattgacacctcctcatcagttattgggagtgaaccacatccaccctgactgaattggccttgtcaacactggttctccacttctaatcatagaagattagggttggaagagacctcaggaggtcatctagtccaacaccctgctcaaagcaggaccaacaccaactaaatcatcccagccagggctttgtcaagccgggccttataAACCTCTTAAGGTtataaggtaactcccttctctgcatgtgccagtatatttatgcctgtatcattAATTTTCACCCCATGCATCTGAAGacgtgggtttttttacccatgaaagcttatgcccaaataaatcccttttagtctttaaggtgccaccagactcctcattgtttttgtggatacagactaacatgcctacccctctgatacgccACAACACCACACCTCTATACCAATTTATATTAATATTCTGCCTTAAAAGACACCTCCAAAGCCAATTCTATCACATTTCCAATAGGACTGGTGTCTGACTAGATAATTCTTCCAGATCCTTATACCACTTTCTTTCCAACTTTCCCAGTTTGTAGGCTCCAGTTTAATATTGGGATAAACACAATCCTGATATAACTGAAGTGCCTGATATGTTGTGAATCCATTTTTTCTCTCTTGAACAGGTCCTGAAAGAGGGTATTCCCCCACCAGCCCCTATTCCTGGGTGATCAGGGCTCAAATTAAGGGCTGTGCCCTCAGATCCCTCCCACTACCTACGGTGCACCAGCCAAGCAGGCTGGACCATATCCAGCTGCTCTGTCTGCAAACACTAGCCAAAAACCATAACTACACACTCCTGCTCCAAACAGGGCATATCCATAGCCTTATGTTCTACAGTGATGTATGTTCTGTCGCCTTGCAAAGATGAGGAACCCCAGTGAGCCAATCTTTACTCCCCGCTAGGTCCGCCAGGGATAATGGCAACTAATGCCCCTGGCACCTGTGCATGTCCACCTTCAATATGTGAGATTGTAGCCCCTCTTTTGGCTCCGCCAGAACCTCCTGCTGAGTTTCTGTTTGCACTTTATTCCACATCTATTCTGCTATGCACTCCCTATCTATGACCCCAAGAAGTCATGTGACTTCCTAGTCAGCCTCGCACTGACTATGATGGCCATACTTCAATCAAGGAGGAGGACACTCAACAGAGAGGTTCTTTGCAACTGTAGGGCCTACTTCCATTCCCTTGTCATTTCACTGCTCTTGGCAGAGTGTCTCTAGGCAGCATCCATGACTCCTTTATGAAGCAGTGGACGCTGTCTAGGGTTCTCTGCTTGTTGTCCCCATCTGGTACCCTTGTTTTGAACTTTTGACCCTCACTCCTATTTGTGTTTTATCATTTGTTGTCCCATGGAATCTTTGTTTTCTGGGCTCTTTGGCCCCTCACTCAATTGAGGAGGTGGGCCTCTTGTCTAGGTGGACTTAGGCCCACCCTCCCAAAATTCAAATTAGCCCTCAAACCTTCCTCACACCCCAATCCACCCCTATATCCCTCTTGCATTTGTTCTCTTTCTACTGAATACCTTACTCTTAGATGTACTATGATTTATCACTTGAAATTCAAAAGCATCTAATTGCCTCCATAGTTCATTGTGTATTTGTGACCTTATAGCCACTTCATTTACATAAAGTAACCTAAGCATTATCTTCCTGTCCAGTTTTTAAGTAATTTATATAGATGTTAAAAAGGGTAGCAGACAAGTTAACCCCTTGTTATCCTGCACCCTTAACTATTCTTATTTTAGCCTAGATTCTACTGTCTGAATAAACCTCCCCTACTCTCATTCCTTCAAAAGTATTACAGCTTCTGCCATAATTTACTTCTATTCACAATATCAAGTGTAGGAGAAATCTGCCAAACAAACCTACAGCTTATTGTTTTGAAGCCAAATACACAACCCTTAAATACTTGTAGTGAACACACAAGTGCACAGTGATGCTAAAAAGCAGGGTTATTGTGGGTTTATATTCAGACCAGGGCCATGACATTTTACCAACCCCCAGGCAAATTATTCCTGCCAGGGGCAGCATTAATATGTGGGACATTGGCTGATCAGGTCCAGGGGCAACATGCTAAAATGTGGCATTTTTACTGCCTGTACCTCCAGGAGTCACCCTTGCTACCATCAGTGTTGCTGTACTAATGGAACATTATGGATAAAAATTTTCCTATTGTAGAATCTCCAATGACCTGTACATTACTTTATCAACAAAGCTATAAGTAGGATGCTGCGAGCATACAATACATCTATTAACTGACTAGAACTGCAATAGAAACTGATCATCATGCCATATTATATTAGTGAtgagatatatacacataccCAACTAGAATGTTACCATAATTATGATTTATTTGCACTACTTTAATGGAAAGtgttatatttgttttaatttctttatgCAGATTCTGTCACTCCTGTATTGTTACAAGTTTAAGGAATAATACATGGACATGTCCTTATTGCCGGGCTTATCTTCCTTCGGAAGGAATTCCAGCTACTGATATTGCCAAGAAGATGAAAAGTCTATACTAAAACTGCACAGAGTGTGACACACAGGTTTGCAAGCCTAACATTCATTACTCATTAACTCTAAAGATATTCTGTGCACAAGAAGTGATAAGATTAAGGCCTCTTTTCTAGGCTGTGTCTACAGTTAAACTGCTACAGCAGCACACTGCAGTTGGTGTCAGAGTAGCCATACACTGCAGCAATGAGAGGGGTTCTCCCAGCGCTGTCATTAATCCACCTGCCCAAGAgacggtagctaggtcaatggaaatgttttgccattgacctagtgctgtgAACACGGGGGCTCAGGTCCCTTGAACTATGTCactctggggtgtggattttcacacccctcaacaatgtagctgggttgacctaattTTTTAGCAGAGACCTGGCCTCAGGGCAAGCAGAATATTTTGCTGTAGTGATGCCAGTCAATTTCCTCATATAAACAAACTCTAAAATAAACTCAGACCGATTAGACCGACTTATCCCAGGTCCAGATTTGCCAGGGTTGAGTCTCCACTACCTTAGACTGTGGCCTTGTTTAGACTAGGGGGAAAAgtgctttttttaaattgagttagCTCAGCTGCAAGACCCTACGCTATAACAACCTGCTAGAATCAAACTAAATGGCATCTACATTAGAGTTACTGGTGTTTTCCCATCAAGTTAAACTACCTCAATTGAGCTAATAACAGGGGGAACACACACCTTTTTTCTTAATTTAGGCAAGGTGTTTGTGTTattatttacacctgtgcaaatttgcttgtaaaatgctaccattgtGCACATGTGTAAATCACTACACAAATTGCAAAGCTGTAGAGAATTAGGACCATCGTTTCTAACTTTGCAAGGCAGTGCAAGAGAGTGAATTAGCAGGTCTGGACAAGGAAGACAATTGATTGGTACTTACTCATACATTAATTTGAAAGTTtatacaaaaccaaaacattttttcacttTGTTCACAACTTTTCACTGCTTACTTGTCCCCTTTTCATTCTGCATAATGAATACCCCACCCTGTTTTGATTTTAAGTACAGGCCAGAACAGCATCTCCTTCCTCATGCTTCTTTCTCACAGTGTCTTACTTCCTTTTGTAAGCTGCAAAATAAAACCTAATTCTTCTATATCAGCTGTAAGATGAACATATATGCCAAAAGGAAGGGATGAATTTAGGAAGGGCTGTTGTTATCTGATTAGTTAGACAGATTACAAACAGCATGAGAAACATATCAGGAATGTTATATGATAATAGTGTgacttttaatttttatttttgcctTGTGTTTTGTATTTCAGAAAACTATATTTCACTGGTAATGGATAGTTTAAGGCAGTGCCTTAATATTATTACATgtgcatttttgtattttttttatttgagacATATTAGAGGCAACTAAAATGTCATTGATATGTCAAGGAGTACAAGGctcttgttgtttttctttgtaGAAAATACTTAAAGGGCCCAGTTCACAAGATTTACCGTACCACAGTCCTGAAGTAAAGTGAATGGGCCAGATCTCAGTTACCTCAGTGTAAGACCCAAATCCCAGCCCCAATGAagcaatgagagttttgctactgactttgTCAGGACTAGGATTTGGCCCTCAGTCTAGTAAAAGTGTCGTTGATTTTAGTGGAGTCAGTCAAGATTTGCACCAGTGATTTGTCAAGATTTGCACAGAGCAGAATGTGATCAAATAGGTCTTTTTACCTGCATAAAACCCGGGGGGTAGGGCCCACTATCTCCAACAGTTCATTTCACAATCTAAAGTGTTAGTCTGAAAACCAGAACAAAAGCCCCAATCTGCTAGATATCTAGTTCTAATTAATTTTACACTCAAAACACGCAGTTTTTTGTTAGGTAATGTATTAAAATAATGTGCTCAGTCAGCAAGATCTTGTAACTCCTGAGAAGTTGGGCTAATAAAAGAAATTATGGTATATCCTTAATTAAAGTGCTACCACTCTAATGAAAATAGCTCTTAAGCAAACTGGCCTCTAAGTTTTCAGGCTTGGTTTACAATAGGTTGATACAGCTATGGTACTCAGTGGGGTGAAAAATCCAAGGGAAGGGAAAAAACCCTCCCATCGCCGTagtctgcatctacactacagggttatagCAGGATAGCTACAGCATCATAGCTATGCTACTGTAGTGCAGATAATGTAAACCTGGCCTCGGAATGGCAAAGATAATAAGCTATGCTAAGTGAACAAGACCACTGGGTGTATGACATGTCTGTTGGGCTAACGAATATCGCTTTTTAACATGCCTAGGTATGTCTGAGTAAAATGAGAGTTCATTTAAGGACTTGTCAGCAATATATAGAAAAATATGGACCTCTACAAGAGCTTGGAGACACAGTAACAAGGTACAGCCCTTTGATGATCATAATTTAACCACTGTGCTGTTGAGTTTACTATGTATAGGTGTTGGGATAAAATAGTATGAAGTACAGctagtcaattaaaaaaagaaaaaggtcaaAATTTGGAAGTTGTTTCCATTTCACAGGGTTTGACATGTagccattttcatttttttcacaaTTTGTCACTTTTTTATCAAAAAGGTCATCAGTTTTTTGTATATTGAAACCCAGTAATAATGATTTTGAGAATGTTTTCAATAAAAAACCAATATGAAACTTGacactgcaaaaataaaaaaattcaagtCAACAGctttttcattaacatttttatttttgaaaaaaggccttttttaaaatcatattctTTCTTTGAAAAACTTCAACCATTGTGTAGCATAAAGCTAAGaatcagcattttaaaatatttacggTAATTAAAATCCTCATTActttttggaaaacaaaatctaCTCATGTTTTTTTATAAACAAAGAAAGTCATTCATAATCATACCATCTTTGTAATTCCCAGATATGCCTGTCCATTTTGCCAGTGTGAGTTGCATGAAGATGATCTAATGGACCATTGTCTCACTTATCATAGAACAGAAAGGAGAGCAGTGGTAACTATCTTGCAGTCAGTTATATGtgcaaatgtgtattttattGAACTTACATATTAAACTGACTGATTCTGTTTGGCTGCAGACACTAGTAGACATGActacaggcaaaaaaaaaagcgtTAATTACAAA harbors:
- the RNF125 gene encoding LOW QUALITY PROTEIN: E3 ubiquitin-protein ligase RNF125 (The sequence of the model RefSeq protein was modified relative to this genomic sequence to represent the inferred CDS: substituted 1 base at 1 genomic stop codon); translated protein: MELLTHREDVDGIMYEWSYHMKVGGIRTSGPASDGLAHSGSKRFCHSCIVTSLRNNTWTCPYCRAYLPSEGIPATDIAKKMKSLYXNCTECDTQVCLSKMRVHLRTCQQYIEKYGPLQELGDTVTRYACPFCQCELHEDDLMDHCLTYHRTERRAVYCPICHLIPGGDPSCFSRNFIRHLQLRHTFYHLLHRYKHSRRSPY